The Paenibacillus sp. MBLB1832 genome has a window encoding:
- a CDS encoding S41 family peptidase, with translation MQFKGRTVIVFVLLAMFASSIVTLTIVDSSFTWGKNEQSTGSSATSVSASSGLSSKDLNKIATTFQLIESKYLKQPDHDQLVNGAINGMLESLEDPFSVYMDQKEAKQFDESITSSFQGIGAEVSLEDGKFVIVSPIKGSPAEKAGIQSKDVVVSVNGEKLDGLTLNQAVMKIRGPKGTQAKLDLLRQGTGDPVQVIVVRDNIDVETVHAEMMADQIGKIEIRQFSSNTAVRFAEELKSLEAKGMKGLVIDVRNDPGGLLNVVVDIVNPFVKSGSPILQVENRDGKREPTPSTGKGKNYPVTVLINKGSASASEILAGAFQEAVGSKIIGETSYGKGTVQVTFEKEMGDGSNIKMTVYKWLTPNGNWIHKKGITPDIAVEQPGYFKAAPLTKKDVLKQDTTSDDVKNLQLMLAGLGFNAERTDGYFSEKTTLAVKAFQKANSLPVTGEVDTDTASKIEKAIMTQIRDPKNDAQLKAAVYQIQKQLGK, from the coding sequence TTGCAATTCAAAGGTCGCACGGTCATTGTATTCGTTTTGTTAGCTATGTTCGCAAGCAGTATTGTTACACTGACGATTGTCGATTCCTCCTTTACTTGGGGAAAGAATGAGCAATCCACGGGCAGTTCGGCGACATCAGTTTCTGCTTCGTCGGGGCTTTCAAGCAAGGATTTAAACAAAATCGCCACCACGTTTCAGCTGATCGAGAGTAAGTATCTCAAGCAGCCCGATCATGATCAACTCGTCAATGGCGCGATTAACGGGATGTTGGAATCTTTAGAAGATCCATTTTCTGTGTATATGGACCAGAAGGAAGCGAAGCAGTTCGATGAGAGTATCACATCCTCGTTCCAAGGCATAGGTGCTGAGGTTTCGCTGGAGGATGGCAAATTCGTTATTGTGTCGCCGATTAAAGGATCACCTGCCGAGAAAGCGGGCATCCAATCCAAGGATGTCGTCGTCTCTGTAAACGGTGAGAAGTTGGACGGGCTTACCCTGAATCAAGCGGTGATGAAAATCCGCGGACCTAAGGGTACGCAGGCGAAGCTGGACTTATTGCGTCAAGGTACGGGGGATCCCGTGCAAGTTATTGTTGTGAGAGATAATATCGATGTCGAAACGGTACATGCGGAAATGATGGCGGATCAGATTGGCAAAATTGAGATTCGTCAATTCTCATCCAATACCGCGGTTCGATTCGCGGAAGAGCTGAAAAGCCTGGAAGCGAAAGGCATGAAGGGACTTGTTATCGACGTTCGTAACGATCCAGGAGGCTTGCTGAATGTGGTCGTGGACATCGTGAATCCATTCGTGAAGAGCGGTTCACCGATCTTGCAGGTTGAGAATCGGGATGGGAAGCGGGAGCCGACACCTTCGACAGGCAAAGGGAAAAATTACCCCGTCACGGTGCTGATTAATAAAGGAAGCGCGAGTGCATCCGAGATTCTGGCAGGCGCGTTCCAAGAAGCGGTAGGCAGCAAAATCATTGGTGAAACGTCCTACGGAAAAGGAACGGTTCAAGTCACGTTCGAGAAGGAAATGGGCGACGGCAGCAATATCAAGATGACGGTGTACAAATGGCTGACGCCAAATGGCAACTGGATTCATAAGAAGGGTATCACACCTGACATTGCGGTTGAGCAGCCGGGTTACTTCAAGGCGGCGCCGCTGACGAAGAAGGACGTCCTGAAGCAAGACACTACGAGCGATGATGTGAAAAACTTGCAGTTGATGCTAGCGGGTCTGGGCTTTAATGCCGAGCGGACTGACGGCTATTTCAGCGAAAAAACGACGCTAGCCGTGAAAGCTTTCCAAAAGGCGAACAGTTTGCCTGTAACAGGCGAAGTGGACACAGATACAGCGTCCAAGATCGAGAAGGCCATTATGACCCAAATTCGTGATCCGAAAAATGATGCTCAGCTTAAAGCCGCTGTCTATCAGATTCAGAAGCAACTTGGCAAATAA
- a CDS encoding PDZ domain-containing protein: protein MDVWLQFLDRGLQAVGQLFTNPFYYIGILFIVLHYRKQIQMERKLFHTRLHSLLSETWRVVLWGWVGGLTASILLFFVGVTVQADVILILWVITVVLMLFRVRFLCLAYAVGVLGIAQLILSWIPDAASLRESYTMVEAVASADIPSLLVIVAVLHLLEGVLVGWQGARMATPLFLEGKRGQMIGAQRLQGFWPVPLFLLVPMSGGSDLALPWSTLFSPDLSAGWTLLAFPAMIGFTELTLSKLPQKQARYSANLLYVYGVVMLGAAVAAHFWTPFALLGAVLSIVVHEGVLFYNQWAESKMTPFYIHSERGLLVLSVVPNSPAQELGIGVGEVIHKVNGLKIKTKTDLHAAMSLNSAFCRLEILNHQGEVRFLKRGIFAGDHHQLGILLAPDQDVLYYLEQRPQHLFSYLHGKLTGLLPNNSTKSL from the coding sequence ATGGATGTGTGGTTGCAATTTTTGGACAGAGGGCTGCAGGCTGTGGGGCAGCTGTTTACGAATCCGTTTTACTATATAGGTATACTGTTTATCGTTCTGCACTATCGGAAGCAAATCCAAATGGAGCGGAAGCTCTTTCATACACGTCTGCACAGCTTGCTGAGTGAAACGTGGCGTGTGGTGCTCTGGGGCTGGGTTGGCGGACTTACCGCGTCGATTCTGCTCTTCTTCGTGGGGGTGACGGTGCAAGCGGACGTGATCCTTATCCTTTGGGTGATTACGGTCGTTCTCATGCTGTTTCGCGTGCGGTTCCTATGCCTGGCTTACGCGGTTGGGGTTCTAGGGATTGCGCAGCTCATCCTTTCGTGGATTCCTGATGCTGCGAGCCTGCGTGAGTCTTACACGATGGTAGAAGCCGTGGCAAGCGCGGATATCCCTTCGCTGTTGGTTATCGTTGCCGTCCTGCACCTCTTAGAGGGCGTACTGGTCGGCTGGCAAGGGGCGCGGATGGCAACGCCGCTGTTTCTTGAAGGGAAGCGCGGCCAAATGATTGGCGCTCAGCGGTTGCAAGGCTTTTGGCCAGTGCCGTTGTTCCTCCTCGTGCCGATGAGTGGCGGAAGTGATCTGGCACTGCCGTGGTCGACGCTGTTTAGTCCTGATCTTTCCGCAGGCTGGACGCTGCTGGCCTTCCCAGCGATGATCGGCTTCACCGAGCTGACGCTCTCGAAGCTGCCGCAGAAGCAAGCGCGCTACAGCGCGAACTTGCTCTACGTGTACGGTGTCGTGATGCTTGGTGCAGCTGTGGCAGCTCACTTCTGGACACCGTTTGCCCTGCTTGGAGCAGTGCTGAGCATCGTGGTGCACGAAGGTGTGCTCTTTTATAACCAGTGGGCCGAGTCGAAAATGACCCCTTTCTATATTCACTCCGAGCGCGGACTTCTGGTGCTTTCGGTGGTACCGAACAGCCCTGCGCAGGAGCTCGGCATTGGGGTGGGCGAGGTCATTCACAAGGTGAATGGACTCAAAATCAAAACCAAAACCGACCTGCACGCGGCGATGAGCTTGAACTCCGCCTTTTGTAGGCTGGAGATTCTGAATCATCAGGGCGAGGTGCGGTTTTTGAAACGAGGCATATTCGCGGGCGATCATCATCAGCTTGGCATTCTGCTCGCACCTGATCAAGACGTGCTGTATTATCTGGAGCAGCGTCCGCAGCATCTGTTCAGCTACTTGCACGGTAAGCTAACGGGGCTTTTGCCGAACAATTCAACGAAGTCATTGTAA
- a CDS encoding flagellar motor protein MotB: MALARRGKKHEEHVNHERWLITYADLITLLLVFFIIMYAMSKVDVQKYSVLAQALNLQFQKADSILDKNHGISGSMTPKQGDADSKDKDYTQHNQDEQKEEHDKTKPEDSEKDKREKELQDLLKQIQTYITDQKLESQVSAMNTERGVAITLNDLFLFDLGKADLKAPSFPILQKLASLFPTLKSKVSIEGHTDNLPLAPGSPYKDNWGLSFARSLSVLRYFSDTAKLDDKKFIATAYADTVPKEPNTSDTNRSKNRRVEIIVLRDEIKPTTPTQ, encoded by the coding sequence ATGGCTTTGGCGAGGCGCGGTAAGAAGCACGAAGAACATGTTAATCATGAGAGATGGCTCATTACGTACGCCGACTTGATTACGCTGCTGCTCGTTTTTTTTATTATCATGTATGCGATGAGTAAAGTGGATGTTCAAAAGTATTCCGTTTTGGCCCAAGCCTTAAACCTGCAATTCCAAAAAGCGGACTCCATCCTGGATAAAAACCATGGGATCAGCGGTTCCATGACGCCGAAGCAAGGCGACGCGGATAGCAAGGATAAGGACTACACGCAACATAATCAGGATGAGCAGAAAGAAGAGCACGACAAGACGAAACCTGAAGACAGCGAGAAAGACAAGCGCGAGAAAGAGCTGCAGGATCTCTTGAAGCAAATTCAAACGTACATTACGGATCAAAAGTTGGAGTCCCAAGTGTCCGCCATGAATACGGAACGCGGCGTGGCGATTACGCTCAATGATCTCTTCCTGTTCGATTTGGGCAAAGCGGACCTGAAGGCCCCTTCCTTCCCGATTCTGCAAAAGCTGGCTTCCCTCTTCCCGACGCTAAAAAGTAAGGTCAGTATCGAGGGGCATACGGACAATTTGCCGCTAGCACCTGGATCTCCTTACAAAGATAACTGGGGGCTCTCCTTCGCCCGCTCCCTCTCTGTCCTTCGCTATTTCAGCGATACGGCGAAGCTGGACGATAAGAAGTTCATCGCGACCGCTTATGCGGACACGGTGCCGAAGGAACCGAATACGAGCGATACCAATCGCAGCAAAAATCGCCGCGTCGAGATTATCGTACTCCGGGATGAAATTAAACCGACGACACCGACGCAGTAG
- a CDS encoding flagellar motor protein: MDLTTVLGLVLGLAGLIGGYMWDGGHVSSLIIPSALLIVFGGTFGAVAVSFPGSILAKIPKALGIAFKQVRRDPAATIDEIVDMASIARREGVLALEQRAQEHQNPFLKDGLLMVVDGTDPELTRQILELEMDAIEHQVTNMSKVFEAGGGYAPTMGIIGTVMGLIHVLGNLEDPSSLGPAIAVAFTATLYGVMSANLIYLPIATKIKIRGKEMVSEMELMLEGILALQAGENPQLIKKKLNSFLHDKSTKQAPEEVDGFGEAR, encoded by the coding sequence ATGGATTTGACAACCGTATTAGGGTTAGTATTGGGTCTTGCAGGATTAATCGGCGGATACATGTGGGATGGCGGTCACGTCTCCTCATTAATCATCCCAAGCGCATTGCTTATTGTCTTCGGCGGAACGTTTGGCGCAGTAGCCGTGAGCTTTCCTGGTTCTATTTTAGCTAAAATTCCTAAAGCCCTCGGTATCGCCTTCAAACAGGTAAGGAGAGACCCCGCAGCCACCATCGATGAAATCGTGGATATGGCCTCCATTGCTCGTCGAGAGGGTGTCCTTGCCCTTGAGCAGCGTGCGCAGGAGCACCAGAATCCATTCTTGAAGGATGGACTCCTGATGGTTGTCGACGGTACCGATCCCGAGCTGACGCGTCAGATTCTGGAGCTTGAAATGGATGCGATTGAGCATCAAGTTACGAATATGTCCAAAGTTTTTGAAGCCGGCGGCGGATATGCACCTACAATGGGAATCATCGGTACGGTCATGGGACTTATTCACGTTCTAGGCAACCTCGAGGACCCGTCCTCCCTTGGACCTGCCATTGCCGTTGCTTTCACCGCTACTCTGTACGGCGTTATGAGCGCCAACTTAATTTATTTGCCTATTGCGACGAAAATTAAAATTCGCGGTAAAGAAATGGTTAGTGAAATGGAATTGATGCTGGAAGGCATCCTCGCTCTACAAGCGGGAGAAAATCCGCAACTAATCAAGAAAAAACTGAATTCCTTCCTCCACGATAAATCAACTAAGCAAGCTCCAGAGGAGGTCGATGGCTTTGGCGAGGCGCGGTAA
- the uvrB gene encoding excinuclease ABC subunit UvrB, with amino-acid sequence MNEIVMSSKKFELVSEFQPQGDQPQAIDEIVRSIEAGNKHQTLLGATGTGKTFTAAQVIAKLNRPTLIIAHNKTLAAQLCSEFKEFFPHNAVSYFVSYYDYYQPEAYIASSDTYIEKDSSVNEEIDKLRHSATSSLFERRDVIVVASVSCIYGLGSPMEYGNMLLSLRVGMEKSRNEILHRLVDIQYQRNDLNFVRGTFRVRGDVVEIFPASHSEHAVRVELFGDEIEKITEINVLTGEIIGQREHIAIFPASHFVTHEDTMKRALVNIGRELEERLAELREQGKLLEAQRLEQRTRYDMEMMEEMGFCSGIENYSGPLTFRERGATPYTLLDYFPDDMLFMVDESHVTLPQIRAMFNGDKARKDVLVEHGFRLPSALDNRPLRFEEFEDKVTQILYISATPGPYELEHCPTMIQQIIRPTGLLDPIIEVRPTKGQIDDLIAEIQDRVRKDERVLVTTLTKKMSEDLTDYFKEIGIKVRYLHSDIKTFERMQILRDLRLGTFHVLIGINLLREGLDLPEVSLVAILDADKEGFLRSERSLIQTIGRAARNADGRVIMYGDKITDSMEKAISETNRRRSLQEANNERLGITPQTIAKKVRDVIEATKVAEQKSDYLADVKGAKMSKKDRATLIERLEGEMKEAAKNLQFERAAQLRDAIMEMKADA; translated from the coding sequence ATGAATGAAATCGTCATGAGCTCCAAGAAATTCGAGCTTGTCTCCGAATTTCAGCCACAAGGGGATCAGCCCCAAGCTATTGATGAAATTGTACGGAGTATCGAAGCCGGCAACAAGCATCAGACGCTGCTCGGTGCGACGGGAACAGGCAAGACGTTCACAGCAGCGCAAGTTATCGCGAAATTAAACCGACCTACCTTGATCATAGCTCATAACAAAACTTTAGCCGCGCAATTGTGCAGCGAATTCAAAGAGTTTTTCCCTCATAATGCGGTATCCTACTTTGTCAGTTATTACGACTACTACCAGCCAGAAGCCTACATTGCCTCCTCCGATACGTACATCGAGAAAGATTCCAGTGTAAATGAAGAAATTGATAAACTTCGCCACTCCGCGACGAGCTCCTTATTCGAACGCCGCGACGTTATTGTCGTTGCCAGCGTTTCGTGTATTTATGGCTTGGGTTCTCCGATGGAATACGGGAATATGCTGCTCTCACTGCGTGTTGGTATGGAGAAATCGCGGAATGAAATTCTGCACAGGCTCGTGGATATTCAATATCAGCGCAATGATTTGAACTTTGTGCGCGGTACGTTCCGTGTGCGCGGCGATGTTGTAGAAATTTTCCCAGCGTCGCATAGTGAGCATGCGGTGCGTGTCGAGCTTTTTGGGGATGAGATTGAGAAGATTACCGAAATCAACGTCCTCACAGGGGAAATTATTGGTCAGCGCGAGCATATCGCAATTTTCCCGGCGTCTCACTTCGTAACGCATGAAGATACGATGAAGCGGGCGCTCGTAAACATCGGGCGTGAGCTGGAAGAACGGCTTGCAGAACTTAGAGAGCAAGGAAAGCTTCTGGAAGCGCAGCGTTTGGAGCAGCGAACACGTTACGATATGGAAATGATGGAGGAGATGGGATTCTGCTCGGGGATCGAGAATTACTCGGGGCCTCTGACCTTCCGTGAACGGGGAGCAACGCCGTATACGTTGCTGGATTATTTCCCAGACGACATGCTGTTCATGGTCGATGAATCCCATGTGACGCTGCCGCAAATTCGAGCGATGTTCAATGGGGATAAGGCGAGGAAAGATGTGCTGGTAGAGCATGGCTTCCGGCTGCCGTCTGCCTTGGATAATCGGCCGCTACGCTTTGAGGAATTCGAAGACAAGGTCACTCAAATTTTATATATTTCAGCAACGCCAGGGCCTTATGAATTAGAACATTGTCCGACGATGATTCAACAAATTATTCGGCCTACAGGGTTGCTCGATCCGATCATTGAGGTTCGTCCGACCAAAGGGCAGATTGACGATCTGATTGCAGAAATACAAGATCGCGTTCGCAAAGATGAGCGGGTGTTGGTGACGACATTAACGAAGAAAATGTCCGAGGATTTAACGGACTATTTCAAGGAAATCGGGATTAAAGTACGGTATTTGCACTCGGATATTAAGACGTTTGAACGGATGCAGATTCTTCGGGATTTGCGGTTGGGGACATTCCACGTGCTGATTGGGATTAACTTGCTGAGAGAAGGCCTCGATCTACCGGAAGTATCGCTTGTCGCCATTCTGGATGCGGATAAGGAAGGGTTCTTGCGCTCGGAGCGCTCGTTGATCCAGACGATTGGCCGTGCAGCGCGTAATGCGGATGGCCGCGTGATCATGTACGGGGATAAAATCACGGATTCGATGGAGAAAGCGATCTCGGAAACGAATCGCCGTCGAAGCTTGCAAGAAGCCAACAATGAGCGATTGGGGATTACGCCGCAGACGATCGCGAAGAAAGTTCGCGATGTCATCGAGGCTACGAAAGTCGCCGAACAGAAGTCCGATTATCTGGCCGATGTGAAGGGCGCCAAAATGTCGAAAAAAGATCGCGCTACGCTCATCGAACGCCTGGAAGGCGAGATGAAAGAGGCGGCGAAGAACTTGCAATTCGAGCGTGCCGCACAGCTGCGTGACGCAATTATGGAAATGAAGGCTGATGCCTAG
- the uvrA gene encoding excinuclease ABC subunit UvrA gives MSRDQIVIKGARAHNLKNIDVTIPRDKFVVLTGLSGSGKSSLAFDTIYAEGQRRYVESLSAYARQFLGNMDKPDVDSIDGLSPAISIDQKTTSRNPRSTVGTVTEIYDYLRLLFARIGRPHCPTHGIEITSQTVEQMVDRIMEYPERTKIQILAPLVSGRKGEHSKLFTDVQKQGFVRVRVNGETMDLSEKIELDKNKKHTIDVVVDRIVVKDDVQTRLADSLETALKLANGRVIVDVMEQEELLFSQNLACPECGFSVEELAPRMFSFNSPFGACPECDGLGSQMIVDPDLLVPDGKLTIEEGAFEAWAGSTSNYYPQFLAAVCEHYHIPRNVPVSELSSDQMKVILYGTGGEKIRFRYENDMGATKEALVPFEGIIRNLERRFKDTFSEGIREHIQTYMSTKPCPKCKGQRLKPETLAVTINGKNIAHATSLSIGEAEEWFKGLELNERELTISNLILKEIRARLGFLVNVGLDYLTMHRSAGTLSGGEAQRIRLATQIGSSLMGVLYILDEPSIGLHQRDNTRLIQTLEHMRDLGNTLIVVEHDEDTMMAADYIIDIGPGAGIHGGQVIAQGTPTELMADENSLTGQYLSGKRFIPIPAERRKPIGKWLEVKGAKENNLRNVSAKIPLGVFTCVTGVSGSGKSTLINEILFKTLARDLNGAKVRPGEHKEIAGLEHIDKVIDIDQSPIGRTPRSNPATYTGVFDDIRDVYANTNEAKVRGYKKGRFSFNVKGGRCEACRGDGIIKIEMHFLPDVYVPCEICKGKRYNRETMEVKYKGKSISEVLEMTIEDGCEFFQNLPRIHRKLTTLLDVGLGYMTLGQPATTLSGGEAQRVKLAAELYRRSTGKTIYILDEPTTGLHIHDIDRLLKVLHRLVESGETVLVIEHNLDVIKTADHLIDLGPEGGSRGGLIVASGTPEDVVKVAGSYTGQYLKPILERDRERSEDYAKRLEILEGSVS, from the coding sequence GTGTCTAGAGATCAGATCGTCATTAAAGGAGCGAGAGCTCACAATCTTAAAAATATTGATGTCACCATTCCGCGTGATAAGTTCGTCGTTCTTACGGGCTTGAGCGGATCTGGGAAATCATCGCTGGCCTTTGATACGATTTATGCAGAAGGGCAGCGCAGGTACGTTGAATCGCTATCTGCTTATGCGCGTCAATTTCTTGGGAATATGGATAAGCCAGATGTTGATTCGATTGATGGCCTGTCGCCTGCGATTTCAATTGACCAGAAAACAACGAGCCGCAATCCGCGTTCCACGGTAGGAACGGTTACTGAAATTTATGACTATTTAAGGTTGCTGTTCGCCCGTATCGGGCGTCCGCATTGCCCGACACACGGCATAGAGATCACGTCGCAAACCGTGGAACAAATGGTTGATCGCATTATGGAGTACCCAGAGCGTACGAAAATTCAAATTCTGGCTCCGCTCGTTTCAGGCCGCAAAGGTGAGCATTCGAAGTTGTTCACGGATGTGCAGAAGCAAGGGTTTGTCCGTGTACGTGTAAACGGAGAGACCATGGACCTCTCTGAGAAAATAGAGCTCGACAAAAATAAGAAACATACCATTGATGTGGTCGTAGACCGTATTGTCGTCAAAGATGATGTGCAGACACGTCTGGCCGATTCACTCGAAACTGCGTTGAAATTGGCGAACGGGCGAGTCATTGTGGATGTGATGGAACAAGAAGAGCTGCTATTTAGCCAAAACCTCGCATGCCCAGAGTGTGGTTTCAGTGTGGAAGAGCTTGCGCCACGTATGTTTTCCTTTAACAGTCCATTCGGAGCTTGTCCAGAATGCGACGGGTTAGGGAGTCAGATGATCGTGGACCCTGATCTCTTAGTTCCCGATGGAAAGCTAACGATTGAAGAGGGCGCATTTGAAGCGTGGGCAGGCAGCACGTCTAACTATTATCCGCAGTTCCTTGCTGCGGTGTGTGAGCATTATCATATTCCACGGAATGTCCCTGTATCGGAACTAAGCAGTGATCAAATGAAGGTCATTTTGTACGGAACGGGAGGCGAGAAGATTCGCTTCCGTTATGAGAATGACATGGGTGCCACGAAGGAAGCGCTCGTACCGTTCGAAGGGATTATTCGTAACCTGGAGCGCCGATTCAAAGATACGTTCTCAGAGGGCATTCGCGAGCACATTCAGACCTATATGAGCACGAAGCCGTGTCCGAAGTGTAAAGGGCAGCGCTTGAAGCCTGAGACGCTTGCAGTGACAATCAACGGCAAGAACATCGCCCACGCAACGTCCTTATCCATTGGCGAGGCGGAAGAATGGTTCAAAGGGCTGGAATTGAATGAACGAGAGCTGACGATCTCCAACCTGATTCTTAAGGAAATCCGCGCGCGTCTAGGTTTCCTCGTGAACGTAGGTCTCGATTATTTAACGATGCATCGTTCAGCAGGCACTCTGTCAGGGGGAGAAGCGCAGCGCATTCGCTTGGCTACGCAAATTGGCTCCAGCCTAATGGGCGTCCTCTATATTTTGGATGAGCCGAGTATCGGCTTGCACCAACGGGATAATACCCGGTTGATTCAGACGCTAGAGCATATGCGTGATCTCGGGAACACCTTGATCGTCGTGGAGCACGATGAAGATACAATGATGGCAGCGGATTATATCATCGATATCGGCCCTGGCGCTGGCATCCACGGCGGACAAGTCATTGCGCAAGGCACGCCTACTGAGCTCATGGCTGACGAGAACTCACTGACGGGCCAATACTTAAGCGGGAAGCGGTTCATTCCGATTCCAGCAGAACGTCGCAAGCCGATTGGCAAATGGCTTGAAGTCAAAGGAGCCAAAGAAAATAACCTGCGCAACGTCTCGGCCAAAATACCGCTAGGGGTATTCACGTGTGTGACTGGTGTATCGGGATCAGGGAAAAGTACATTGATCAATGAAATTCTATTCAAAACGCTTGCACGCGATTTGAACGGGGCGAAGGTGCGTCCTGGCGAGCATAAAGAAATTGCCGGTCTGGAGCATATTGATAAGGTCATCGACATCGACCAATCGCCAATCGGGCGCACACCGCGTTCTAATCCTGCCACCTACACAGGCGTATTCGATGATATTCGCGATGTGTACGCGAATACGAATGAAGCCAAGGTGCGCGGCTACAAGAAGGGCCGTTTCAGCTTTAACGTGAAAGGCGGCCGTTGCGAGGCTTGCCGTGGAGACGGCATCATCAAGATCGAGATGCACTTCCTGCCGGACGTGTACGTGCCTTGCGAAATCTGCAAAGGCAAACGCTACAACCGCGAGACGATGGAAGTGAAATATAAAGGCAAGAGCATTTCGGAAGTGTTGGAGATGACGATTGAAGACGGCTGCGAGTTCTTCCAGAACTTGCCGCGCATTCATCGTAAACTGACGACACTTCTGGATGTGGGGCTGGGCTACATGACCCTCGGCCAGCCAGCGACCACGCTGTCAGGCGGCGAAGCCCAGCGTGTGAAGCTCGCGGCGGAGTTGTACCGCCGCAGTACAGGCAAGACGATCTACATCCTGGATGAGCCCACAACGGGGCTCCACATCCACGATATCGATCGTCTGCTGAAGGTGCTGCACCGCCTCGTGGAGAGCGGTGAAACCGTGTTGGTCATCGAGCATAACCTCGATGTCATCAAGACGGCGGACCACCTCATCGATCTAGGACCCGAAGGTGGCAGCCGCGGGGGCTTGATCGTGGCGTCGGGTACGCCAGAGGATGTCGTGAAGGTGGCCGGGTCGTATACCGGCCAGTATTTGAAGCCGATCCTCGAGCGGGATCGGGAGCGTTCAGAGGATTATGCGAAGCGATTGGAGATTCTAGAAGGCTCCGTTAGCTAG
- a CDS encoding sugar phosphate isomerase/epimerase family protein yields the protein MKLGVFMVLFGGKPFEEALDYIAAKGLDAVEIGTGGYPGTAHCNPSELLADAGKLKAFKKAVESRGLTISALSAHGNPLHPQKQIAKEFHDAIIQTIELAERLEVPVVNTFSGCPGDHEDAKYPNWPVAPWPNDFQEILDWQWTNKVIPYWKETGKFASDRNIKIGLELHGGFSVHTPATLLRLREAAGEVIGANLDPSHMWWQGIDPVQAVQILGRANAIHHFHAKDTSHDYNNTNRFGVTDMQSYANMLDRSWQFRSVGFGHDMKVWADIISALRLVGYDYVVSIEHEDGLMSVDEGFSKAVQNLQQVLIKEPLGEMWWV from the coding sequence ATGAAGTTAGGCGTATTTATGGTTCTATTCGGTGGAAAACCTTTCGAGGAAGCGCTGGATTATATCGCGGCGAAAGGCTTGGACGCTGTTGAAATTGGTACTGGCGGTTACCCGGGTACAGCTCATTGCAACCCAAGTGAACTTCTTGCTGATGCAGGAAAATTGAAAGCATTTAAAAAAGCGGTAGAATCCCGCGGCTTGACGATCAGCGCATTAAGCGCGCACGGTAACCCTCTTCACCCGCAAAAGCAAATCGCAAAAGAATTCCACGATGCAATTATACAAACGATTGAACTCGCTGAGCGTCTTGAAGTTCCTGTTGTAAACACATTCTCTGGCTGCCCTGGCGACCACGAGGATGCGAAATACCCGAACTGGCCAGTAGCCCCTTGGCCGAACGATTTCCAAGAGATTCTGGACTGGCAGTGGACGAACAAAGTTATTCCGTACTGGAAAGAAACAGGTAAATTCGCTTCTGATCGTAATATCAAAATCGGTCTTGAGCTGCACGGCGGTTTCTCCGTACATACGCCAGCTACCCTTCTTCGCCTGCGTGAAGCGGCTGGTGAAGTAATTGGTGCCAACTTGGATCCAAGTCACATGTGGTGGCAGGGGATTGACCCCGTTCAAGCGGTGCAAATCCTTGGTCGCGCTAACGCGATTCACCATTTCCACGCGAAGGATACATCGCATGATTACAACAACACAAACCGCTTTGGCGTAACGGACATGCAGTCCTACGCTAACATGCTTGATCGCTCCTGGCAGTTCCGCTCCGTTGGTTTCGGCCACGACATGAAAGTATGGGCTGACATCATCTCCGCATTGCGTCTAGTCGGCTACGACTACGTGGTCAGCATCGAGCACGAAGATGGTTTGATGTCCGTAGACGAAGGCTTCTCCAAAGCTGTTCAAAACCTGCAACAAGTTCTCATCAAGGAACCACTTGGTGAAATGTGGTGGGTATAA